From Pseudomonas hefeiensis, one genomic window encodes:
- a CDS encoding sensor histidine kinase, with translation MNEANGGNEQAKATAARELFLLGQKTVEARAVLAALHKELNDANTQLADKQQVEQLIEANQQLVLAILSAQSEAEKPAFTQAEQQLYLQMREANEQLVIAALSAQHLQDSAERALERQRSVLALVAHELRNPLTPISMIAGRLVRVPSEELPRMQTLIEGQVRHMSRLVEDLLDVSRVSTGKFRLDCQIVDMVQIIREAIDICKPVMISGNLLFSATLPECALLVYGDPVRLAQILGNLLGNAAKYTPVGGTVVLSVTVEGSVLQVSICDTGIGISAKALPFIFEPFVQDVHAIGFNGAGLGIGLTVVRELVESHGGTVLGKSEGDGKGSEFVVRLPLAS, from the coding sequence ATGAATGAGGCCAACGGCGGGAATGAGCAGGCGAAGGCGACGGCCGCTCGCGAGCTGTTCCTGCTCGGCCAGAAAACCGTCGAGGCGCGCGCGGTGCTGGCCGCGCTGCACAAGGAACTGAACGACGCCAACACCCAACTCGCCGATAAGCAACAAGTCGAGCAACTGATCGAGGCCAATCAACAGTTGGTCCTGGCGATCCTGTCGGCCCAGTCCGAGGCTGAAAAACCGGCATTCACGCAGGCAGAACAACAATTGTATCTGCAGATGCGCGAAGCCAATGAGCAATTGGTCATTGCCGCCCTCAGCGCGCAACACCTGCAAGACTCGGCCGAACGGGCGCTGGAGCGCCAGCGTAGCGTTCTCGCCTTGGTCGCCCACGAACTGCGCAATCCGCTGACGCCCATCAGCATGATTGCCGGTCGGCTGGTGCGGGTGCCCAGTGAGGAGTTGCCGCGCATGCAGACGTTGATCGAAGGTCAGGTCCGGCACATGTCTCGATTAGTTGAGGACTTGCTCGATGTCTCCCGCGTCAGCACCGGCAAGTTTCGTCTCGATTGCCAAATCGTCGATATGGTTCAGATCATTCGTGAGGCCATCGATATCTGTAAACCGGTCATGATCAGCGGCAATTTGCTGTTCAGCGCCACACTGCCCGAGTGTGCCCTGCTGGTGTACGGCGATCCGGTGCGGCTTGCTCAGATTCTCGGCAACCTGCTGGGGAATGCGGCCAAATACACCCCCGTGGGGGGCACCGTCGTACTGTCGGTCACCGTCGAAGGTAGTGTCTTGCAGGTAAGCATCTGCGATACCGGCATAGGTATTTCGGCCAAGGCACTGCCGTTTATTTTTGAACCCTTTGTGCAGGATGTTCACGCCATCGGCTTCAACGGCGCTGGCCTGGGCATTGGTCTGACGGTGGTGCGCGAGTTGGTCGAAAGCCACGGTGGCACAGTGCTCGGCAAGAGTGAGGGCGATGGCAAGGGAAGCGAGTTCGTGGTGAGGTTGCCGTTGGCAAGCTAA
- a CDS encoding ATPase domain-containing protein, translating into MSSKVTINRLATGVPGLDEVLGGGLPEFSFNLIAGPPGCGKTTLAHQMMFALATPERPALFFTVLGEPPLKMLRYQQQFDFFDSDAINHSIRYVNLADDTLAGDLDEVLRRIVSEVEAHSPALVFVDSFRSVVLASQTQDNPNNNLPQFVQQLGMLMTTWQATTFLIGEYFTETDTNPIFTVADGLIWLRQSVQRNSMVRKMEIMKMRGQPTLPGLHTFRIASSGIRVFAPAPFKPSEAPLEFPINRLGMGVPQLDEMLGGGLPRGYSLLVAGPSGSGKSILAASFLAEGARNGENGVIAVFEQRPNHSQNATLSNLIQSGKVGLVDSRAPDLSIDEIVQLLLSEIARLNATRVVIDSLSGFELALAPTFREDFRESLSRMVTALTSAGVSVLMTSELEDRYTDLRFSPYGTAFLTDAIIVQRYIEVQSRLLRIMAVVKVRASAHSDELRLYSIDDSGLQIGEMLPDQEGLLGGRPTRQLSGKDTG; encoded by the coding sequence ATGAGCAGCAAAGTGACTATCAACCGCTTGGCCACCGGCGTGCCAGGACTGGACGAGGTCTTGGGCGGAGGATTGCCGGAGTTTTCGTTCAACCTGATCGCCGGCCCGCCCGGTTGCGGCAAGACCACCCTCGCGCACCAGATGATGTTTGCCCTGGCGACCCCCGAACGTCCGGCACTGTTTTTTACCGTGCTGGGTGAGCCGCCGCTGAAGATGCTGCGCTATCAGCAACAGTTCGATTTCTTCGACAGCGACGCGATCAATCATTCGATCCGCTACGTCAACCTGGCTGACGACACCCTGGCCGGGGATTTGGACGAGGTGCTGCGGCGCATTGTCAGCGAGGTGGAGGCTCACTCCCCGGCGCTGGTGTTCGTTGACTCGTTCCGCTCGGTAGTGCTGGCCAGCCAGACCCAGGACAACCCGAATAACAACTTGCCGCAGTTCGTCCAGCAACTGGGCATGTTGATGACCACCTGGCAGGCCACGACTTTCCTGATTGGTGAGTATTTCACCGAAACCGATACCAACCCGATTTTCACCGTGGCCGACGGGCTGATCTGGCTGCGCCAGAGCGTTCAGCGCAATTCCATGGTGCGCAAGATGGAAATCATGAAGATGCGCGGCCAGCCGACGCTGCCGGGTCTGCATACCTTCCGTATCGCCTCGTCCGGGATCAGGGTATTTGCCCCTGCTCCCTTCAAGCCGAGCGAAGCACCGCTGGAGTTCCCCATCAACCGCTTGGGGATGGGAGTGCCGCAGCTCGACGAAATGCTCGGTGGTGGCCTGCCGCGCGGTTATTCCCTGTTGGTGGCTGGCCCGTCGGGCTCTGGAAAAAGCATTCTCGCGGCATCTTTCCTCGCCGAAGGCGCGCGAAATGGTGAAAACGGCGTGATTGCGGTGTTCGAGCAGCGCCCCAATCACTCCCAGAACGCCACCCTCTCAAACTTGATTCAAAGCGGTAAAGTCGGATTGGTGGATAGCCGCGCTCCAGACCTGTCCATCGACGAGATCGTGCAGTTGCTGTTGAGCGAGATTGCTCGCCTGAACGCAACCCGGGTGGTGATTGACTCGCTGTCGGGTTTCGAACTGGCCCTGGCGCCGACCTTTCGCGAAGATTTTCGCGAGTCACTGTCGCGTATGGTCACCGCATTGACCAGCGCCGGTGTCAGTGTATTGATGACCTCGGAGTTGGAGGATCGCTACACGGATCTGCGTTTCAGTCCTTACGGCACGGCTTTTCTCACCGACGCAATCATCGTTCAGCGCTACATTGAAGTGCAAAGCCGCTTATTGCGCATCATGGCTGTGGTCAAGGTGCGGGCCAGCGCTCACTCCGATGAGTTACGCCTTTACAGCATCGACGATAGCGGTTTGCAGATCGGTGAAATGTTGCCGGACCAGGAAGGTTTGCTCGGAGGTCGGCCTACCCGGCAGCTTTCTGGCAAAGACACAGGATGA